The proteins below are encoded in one region of Salmo salar chromosome ssa02, Ssal_v3.1, whole genome shotgun sequence:
- the LOC106591679 gene encoding dnaJ homolog subfamily B member 1: MVKMGKDYYSVLGIQKGATEDEIKKAYRKQALRYHPDKNKSPKAEDKFKEIAEAYDVLSDPKKKDIYDRFGEEGLKGGGPSGGGGAPGGPSFSYSFQGDPHAIFAEFFGGRSPFDQFFPRNGGGPDGDNMDTDDPFARFGMGGGGMGGFPRSFSTGMGGGGMGGQMVEKHQDPPVLHDLRVTLEEVLSGCTKRMKISHKRLNADRRTTRMEDKILVVEIKKGWKEGTKVTFPKEGDETPTNIPADVVFVVKDKPHPLFRRDGSDIVYPAKVSLREALCGCTVIAPTLDGRTVTVTTGDVVRPGMKRRITGEGLPLSKRPDRRGDLLVEYEVVFPERLSQSAKETIAQVLPP, translated from the exons ATGGTCAAAATGGGTAAAGACTACTATAGTGTCCTGGGAATACAGAAAGGAGCGACGGAGGACGAGATCAAGAAGGCTTATCGTAAGCAGGCTCTGCGTTACCACCCGGATAAAAACAAGTCTCCCAAAGCCGAGGACAAGTTTAAAGAAATAGCTGAAGCTTATGACGTTCTGAGCGACCCAAAGAAAAAGGACATTTACGACCGATTCGGCGAAGAAG ggttgaAGGGAGGAGGCCCTTCAGGAGGAGGGGGTGCTCCCGGGGGCCCTAGTTTCAGCTACTCCTTCCAAGGCGACCCCCACGCCATCTTCGCCGAGTTCTTCGGGGGCCGGAGCCCCTTCGACCAGTTCTTCCCCCGAAACGGCGGGGGCCCAGATGGGGACAACATGGACACTGACGATCCCTTCGCCCGTTTCGGGATGGGGGGCGGCGGCATGGGGGGGTTCCCCCGTTCCTTCAGCACagggatggggggaggggggatggggggCCAGATGGTTGAGAAGCACCAGGACCCACCCGTGCTCCACGACCTCAGGGTGACCTTAGAGGAG gtgctCTCAGGCTGCACTAAGAGAATGAAGATATCCCACAAGCGGCTGAACGCAGACAGACGCACCACCCGGATGGAGGACAAGATCCTGGTGGTGGAGATAAagaagggatggaaggaggggacGAAGGTCACCTTCCCTAAAGAGGGGGACGAGACGCCGACTAACATCCCGGCAGACGTGGTGTTCGTGGTCAAGGATAAGCCACACCCGCTGTTCCGGCGAGACGGCTCTGACATCGTTTACCCCGCCAAGGTCTCCCTCAGAGAG gcgCTGTGCGGCTGCACGGTCATCGCCCCCACGTTGGACGGCAGGACAGTAACCGTGACGACAGGGGACGTGGTGCGTCCGGGGATGAAACGACGCATCACGGGGGAGGGGCTTCCTCTGTCCAAGAGGCCCGATCGCCGCGGTGACCTGCTGGTGGAGTACGAGGTGGTGTTTCCGGAGAGACTGAGTCAGAGTGCCAAGGAGACCATCGCACAGGTTCTTCCACCCTAG